In Kryptolebias marmoratus isolate JLee-2015 linkage group LG20, ASM164957v2, whole genome shotgun sequence, a genomic segment contains:
- the eps15l1b gene encoding epidermal growth factor receptor substrate 15-like 1 isoform X1, producing MAALMTLSQLSNGNAAFESYYRQLDPGNTGKISPGDAAQFLKKSGLSDSTLGKIWDLADSDRKGYLDKRGFFIALRLVATAQGGNDISLNNLSQTVTAPKFRDTDSPSLSVSAPASDSQWAIRPDEKGKFEGIFESLSPVKGLLSGDKVRPVLINSKLPLDVLGKIWDLSDLDKDGHLDKEEFTVAMHLVYRTMEKEPVPSSLPPSLIPPSKRKKSASALAGAVAVLPGFSGLKSSPAPLRETLRSTPALGSSTLLGSSTPPLGSVASSLGGTTPLSASAINLSPKHSFKSSSAPEVKWVVPVTDREKYKDLFKKTDVDNNGFITGTDIIEIFMQSNLSQSMLAQIWGLADTKQTGKLTQEQFALAMHLIQQKVNKGIDPPSTLAPDMIPPSERTSASALSANYLGLLSSVRPDLASTANVRRDSASSVGPVELTGIKELDDLSQEIAQLQREKFFLEQEIKQQEEAIRQKTTDLQDVQSDLDREQNSLQNLDSQKQDAQVRLDEMDQQRSKLEGMLNEVKQKCQEETQQISSLQSQIRSKETNLRSQEDELGRTKVDLSRLQDEEAQLEQRLLSGRVQLDSIVKSLKTTQDEINQARSKLSLIQDNQKELSKTIEQYNNALSEISKGNLSNLLDLSEGLPERENGGFRSAVRNLEDSSFKSRIAMFNNNSTKESPADPFQAEDPFKSDLLKDPFGEDPFKENDPFKGASSDDFFKMNDKSNMFGSSDPFSRKPPPPVKPSSFNSGDRFKPSSPKPKDSDLFGKPDPFGSSSFAGRGGGFADFSKMSKKSDNPAVPAKKNVPNRPAPPYVGMLSLGASEPLQGVCSSAVSSDSFVTTHSSKASKDCPVGFAEFGSFGSESQQLEWAKRESEREEQERLRRLQLQEQQDLELAIALSKADFSNS from the exons ATGGCGGCGCTCATGACGCTCAGTCAG TTATCAAATGGAAATGCAGCTTTTGAAAGCTACTACAGACAG ctcGATCCGGGAAACACAGGCAAAATCTCACCAGGCGATGCAGCTCAGTTCCTTAAAAAGTCTGGACTGTCAGACAGTACACTTGGAAAA ATTTGGGATTTGGCAGATTCTGATAGAAAAGGCTATTTGGACAAGCGG GGTTTTTTCATCGCCCTGAGACTGGTGGCGACAGCACAAGGAGGAAATGATATCAGTCTCAACAACCTCAGCCAAACTGTCACTGCACCCAAATTT AGAGACACCGACAGCCCATCATTAAGTGTGTCAGCACCAGCATCTGACTCCCAGTGGGCAATTAGA CCTGATGAAAAAGGGAAGTTTGAGGGAATATTTGAAAGCCTGTCCCCCGTGAAAGGTCTCCTCTCCGGCGATAAAGTCCGACCAGTTTTGATCAACTCCAAGCTGCCTTTGGATGTGTTGGGAAAG atTTGGGACCTAAGTGATTTGGACAAAGATGGACACTTGGACAAAGAGGAATTTACAGTG GCGATGCATCTCGTGTACCGTACCATGGAAAAGGAGCCTGTCCCGAGCAGTTTGCCCCCTTCTCTCATCCCACcatctaaaaggaaaaaatctgCATCTGCACTTGCTGGTGCTGTGGCCGTGCTGCCTGGTTTTTCCGGTCTTAAATCCAGCCCGGCTCCTCTCAGGGAGACCCTGCGAAGCACTCCTGCTCTCGGGAGCTCCACTCTTCTTGGCAGCAGTACACCTCCTCTTGGGAGTGTGGCTTCGTCTCTAGGGGGCACAACTCCCCTCAGCGCCAGTGCTATCAACCTTTCCCCAAAACACTCCTTTAAATCCAGCTCAGCG CCAGAGGTGAAGTGGGTGGTGCCGGTGACCGACAGGGAGAAATATAAGGATCTTTTCAAGAAAACGGACGTCGACAACAATGGCTTCATCACAGGAACTGACATCATAGAGATCTTCATGCAGTCCAACCTCTCTCAGTCGATGCTTGCTCAGATATG GGGTCTGGCTGACACAAAACAGACGGGCAAGCTGACCCAGGAACAGTTCGCTCTGGCCATGCATCTCATCCAGCAGAAGGTGAACAAAGGCATCGATCCTCCGTCCACTCTCGCTCCAGACATGATTCCCCCGTCAGAAAGGACTTCGGCATCAGCTTTAAGCGCC AATTATTTGGGGCTTCTTTCTTCTGTGAGACCAGACCTCGCTTCAACAGCAAACGTGCGCAGA GACAGCGCCAGCTCCGTCGGGCCGGTGGAGCTGACAGGCATCAAAGAGCTGGATGACCTCAGCCAGGAAATAGCTCAGCTGCAGCG gGAGAAATTTTTCCTGGAGCAGGAGATTAAGCAACAGGAGGAAGCAATTAGACAAAAAACCACTGATCTTCAG GACGTGCAGAGTGACTTGGATAGGGAGCAAAACAGTTTGCAGAACCTGGACTCGCAGAAGCAGGACGCTCAGGTGCGTCTGGACGAGATGGACCAGCAGCGCTCCAAACTGGAGGGAATGTTGAACGAAGTGAAGCAGAAGTGCCAGGAAGAGACCCAGCAG ATTTCATCCTTGCAGAGCCAGATCCGGTCTAAAGAGACGAACCTCCGCAGCCAGGAAGACGAGCTTGGCCGCACCAAGGTGGACCTGAGTCGGCTGCAGGACGAGGAGGCCCAGCTGGAGCAGAGGTTGCTCTCCGGTCGCGTCCAGCTGGATAGCATTGTCAAATCGCTCAAAACCACACAGGATGAGATAAACCAG GCTCGCAGTAAGCTGTCACTGATTCAGGACAATCAGAAGGAATTGAGCAAAACCATTGAGCAGTACAATAATGCCCTGAGTGAAATCAGCAAGGGGAACTTGAGCAACCTGCTGGACCTGAGTGAAGGGCTCCCTGAGAGGGAAAATGGAGGCTTCAGAAGTGCGGTGAGGAACCTCGAA gATAGCTCCTTTAAGTCGAGGATAGCCATGTTCAACAACAACAGTACCAAGGAGTCTCCAGCAGACCCTTTCCAGGCAGAGGACCCCTTCAAGTCAGACCTCTTGAAAG ATCCATTTGGAGAAGATCCTTTTAAAGAGAATGATCCCTTCAAAGGTGCCTCATCTGACGATTTCTTTAAGATGAACGACAAGTCAAACATGTTTGGCTCTTCAGACCCTTTTAGTAGGAAACCCCCTCCACCAGTCAAg ccaAGTTCCTTTAACAGTGGTGACCGCTTCAAACCAAGCAGCCCAAAACCAAAGGATTCAG ATTTATTTGGAAAACCGGACCCCTTTGGGAGCAGTTCCTTTGCAGGGAGGGGAGGTGGATTTGCTGACTTTAGTAAGATGTCAAAG AAGTCCGACAATCCTGCGGTCCCAGCAAAGAAAAATGTGCCTAACCGACCTGCACCCCCTTATG TAGGTATGCTCAGTTTGGGTGCATCAGAGCCACTTCAGGGCGTTTGCTCTTCTGCAGTCAGTTCAGACTCTTTTGTTACAACACACTCGAGTAAAGCATCCAAAGACTGTCCTGTGGGTTTTGCAGAGTTTGGCTCT TTTGGAAGTGAGAGCCAGCAGCTGGAGTGGGCCAAGCGGGAGAGTGAACGCGAGGAGCAGGAGAGGCTGAggaggctgcagctgcaggagcagcaggaccTGGAGCTGGCCATCGCTCTCAGCAAGGCCGACTTTTCCAATTCTTGA
- the eps15l1b gene encoding epidermal growth factor receptor substrate 15-like 1 isoform X4, producing the protein MAALMTLSQLSNGNAAFESYYRQLDPGNTGKISPGDAAQFLKKSGLSDSTLGKIWDLADSDRKGYLDKRGFFIALRLVATAQGGNDISLNNLSQTVTAPKFRDTDSPSLSVSAPASDSQWAIRPDEKGKFEGIFESLSPVKGLLSGDKVRPVLINSKLPLDVLGKIWDLSDLDKDGHLDKEEFTVAMHLVYRTMEKEPVPSSLPPSLIPPSKRKKSASALAGAVAVLPGFSGLKSSPAPLRETLRSTPALGSSTLLGSSTPPLGSVASSLGGTTPLSASAINLSPKHSFKSSSAPEVKWVVPVTDREKYKDLFKKTDVDNNGFITGTDIIEIFMQSNLSQSMLAQIWGLADTKQTGKLTQEQFALAMHLIQQKVNKGIDPPSTLAPDMIPPSERTSASALSANYLGLLSSVRPDLASTANVRRDSASSVGPVELTGIKELDDLSQEIAQLQREKFFLEQEIKQQEEAIRQKTTDLQDVQSDLDREQNSLQNLDSQKQDAQVRLDEMDQQRSKLEGMLNEVKQKCQEETQQISSLQSQIRSKETNLRSQEDELGRTKVDLSRLQDEEAQLEQRLLSGRVQLDSIVKSLKTTQDEINQARSKLSLIQDNQKELSKTIEQYNNALSEISKGNLSNLLDLSEGLPERENGGFRSADSSFKSRIAMFNNNSTKESPADPFQAEDPFKSDLLKDPFGEDPFKENDPFKGASSDDFFKMNDKSNMFGSSDPFSRKPPPPVKPSSFNSGDRFKPSSPKPKDSDLFGKPDPFGSSSFAGRGGGFADFSKMSKKSDNPAVPAKKNVPNRPAPPYGMLSLGASEPLQGVCSSAVSSDSFVTTHSSKASKDCPVGFAEFGSFGSESQQLEWAKRESEREEQERLRRLQLQEQQDLELAIALSKADFSNS; encoded by the exons ATGGCGGCGCTCATGACGCTCAGTCAG TTATCAAATGGAAATGCAGCTTTTGAAAGCTACTACAGACAG ctcGATCCGGGAAACACAGGCAAAATCTCACCAGGCGATGCAGCTCAGTTCCTTAAAAAGTCTGGACTGTCAGACAGTACACTTGGAAAA ATTTGGGATTTGGCAGATTCTGATAGAAAAGGCTATTTGGACAAGCGG GGTTTTTTCATCGCCCTGAGACTGGTGGCGACAGCACAAGGAGGAAATGATATCAGTCTCAACAACCTCAGCCAAACTGTCACTGCACCCAAATTT AGAGACACCGACAGCCCATCATTAAGTGTGTCAGCACCAGCATCTGACTCCCAGTGGGCAATTAGA CCTGATGAAAAAGGGAAGTTTGAGGGAATATTTGAAAGCCTGTCCCCCGTGAAAGGTCTCCTCTCCGGCGATAAAGTCCGACCAGTTTTGATCAACTCCAAGCTGCCTTTGGATGTGTTGGGAAAG atTTGGGACCTAAGTGATTTGGACAAAGATGGACACTTGGACAAAGAGGAATTTACAGTG GCGATGCATCTCGTGTACCGTACCATGGAAAAGGAGCCTGTCCCGAGCAGTTTGCCCCCTTCTCTCATCCCACcatctaaaaggaaaaaatctgCATCTGCACTTGCTGGTGCTGTGGCCGTGCTGCCTGGTTTTTCCGGTCTTAAATCCAGCCCGGCTCCTCTCAGGGAGACCCTGCGAAGCACTCCTGCTCTCGGGAGCTCCACTCTTCTTGGCAGCAGTACACCTCCTCTTGGGAGTGTGGCTTCGTCTCTAGGGGGCACAACTCCCCTCAGCGCCAGTGCTATCAACCTTTCCCCAAAACACTCCTTTAAATCCAGCTCAGCG CCAGAGGTGAAGTGGGTGGTGCCGGTGACCGACAGGGAGAAATATAAGGATCTTTTCAAGAAAACGGACGTCGACAACAATGGCTTCATCACAGGAACTGACATCATAGAGATCTTCATGCAGTCCAACCTCTCTCAGTCGATGCTTGCTCAGATATG GGGTCTGGCTGACACAAAACAGACGGGCAAGCTGACCCAGGAACAGTTCGCTCTGGCCATGCATCTCATCCAGCAGAAGGTGAACAAAGGCATCGATCCTCCGTCCACTCTCGCTCCAGACATGATTCCCCCGTCAGAAAGGACTTCGGCATCAGCTTTAAGCGCC AATTATTTGGGGCTTCTTTCTTCTGTGAGACCAGACCTCGCTTCAACAGCAAACGTGCGCAGA GACAGCGCCAGCTCCGTCGGGCCGGTGGAGCTGACAGGCATCAAAGAGCTGGATGACCTCAGCCAGGAAATAGCTCAGCTGCAGCG gGAGAAATTTTTCCTGGAGCAGGAGATTAAGCAACAGGAGGAAGCAATTAGACAAAAAACCACTGATCTTCAG GACGTGCAGAGTGACTTGGATAGGGAGCAAAACAGTTTGCAGAACCTGGACTCGCAGAAGCAGGACGCTCAGGTGCGTCTGGACGAGATGGACCAGCAGCGCTCCAAACTGGAGGGAATGTTGAACGAAGTGAAGCAGAAGTGCCAGGAAGAGACCCAGCAG ATTTCATCCTTGCAGAGCCAGATCCGGTCTAAAGAGACGAACCTCCGCAGCCAGGAAGACGAGCTTGGCCGCACCAAGGTGGACCTGAGTCGGCTGCAGGACGAGGAGGCCCAGCTGGAGCAGAGGTTGCTCTCCGGTCGCGTCCAGCTGGATAGCATTGTCAAATCGCTCAAAACCACACAGGATGAGATAAACCAG GCTCGCAGTAAGCTGTCACTGATTCAGGACAATCAGAAGGAATTGAGCAAAACCATTGAGCAGTACAATAATGCCCTGAGTGAAATCAGCAAGGGGAACTTGAGCAACCTGCTGGACCTGAGTGAAGGGCTCCCTGAGAGGGAAAATGGAGGCTTCAGAAGTGCG gATAGCTCCTTTAAGTCGAGGATAGCCATGTTCAACAACAACAGTACCAAGGAGTCTCCAGCAGACCCTTTCCAGGCAGAGGACCCCTTCAAGTCAGACCTCTTGAAAG ATCCATTTGGAGAAGATCCTTTTAAAGAGAATGATCCCTTCAAAGGTGCCTCATCTGACGATTTCTTTAAGATGAACGACAAGTCAAACATGTTTGGCTCTTCAGACCCTTTTAGTAGGAAACCCCCTCCACCAGTCAAg ccaAGTTCCTTTAACAGTGGTGACCGCTTCAAACCAAGCAGCCCAAAACCAAAGGATTCAG ATTTATTTGGAAAACCGGACCCCTTTGGGAGCAGTTCCTTTGCAGGGAGGGGAGGTGGATTTGCTGACTTTAGTAAGATGTCAAAG AAGTCCGACAATCCTGCGGTCCCAGCAAAGAAAAATGTGCCTAACCGACCTGCACCCCCTTATG GTATGCTCAGTTTGGGTGCATCAGAGCCACTTCAGGGCGTTTGCTCTTCTGCAGTCAGTTCAGACTCTTTTGTTACAACACACTCGAGTAAAGCATCCAAAGACTGTCCTGTGGGTTTTGCAGAGTTTGGCTCT TTTGGAAGTGAGAGCCAGCAGCTGGAGTGGGCCAAGCGGGAGAGTGAACGCGAGGAGCAGGAGAGGCTGAggaggctgcagctgcaggagcagcaggaccTGGAGCTGGCCATCGCTCTCAGCAAGGCCGACTTTTCCAATTCTTGA
- the eps15l1b gene encoding epidermal growth factor receptor substrate 15-like 1 isoform X7, with amino-acid sequence MAALMTLSQLSNGNAAFESYYRQLDPGNTGKISPGDAAQFLKKSGLSDSTLGKIWDLADSDRKGYLDKRGFFIALRLVATAQGGNDISLNNLSQTVTAPKFRDTDSPSLSVSAPASDSQWAIRPDEKGKFEGIFESLSPVKGLLSGDKVRPVLINSKLPLDVLGKIWDLSDLDKDGHLDKEEFTVAMHLVYRTMEKEPVPSSLPPSLIPPSKRKKSASALAGAVAVLPGFSGLKSSPAPLRETLRSTPALGSSTLLGSSTPPLGSVASSLGGTTPLSASAINLSPKHSFKSSSAPEVKWVVPVTDREKYKDLFKKTDVDNNGFITGTDIIEIFMQSNLSQSMLAQIWGLADTKQTGKLTQEQFALAMHLIQQKVNKGIDPPSTLAPDMIPPSERTSASALSANYLGLLSSVRPDLASTANVRRDSASSVGPVELTGIKELDDLSQEIAQLQREKFFLEQEIKQQEEAIRQKTTDLQDVQSDLDREQNSLQNLDSQKQDAQVRLDEMDQQRSKLEGMLNEVKQKCQEETQQISSLQSQIRSKETNLRSQEDELGRTKVDLSRLQDEEAQLEQRLLSGRVQLDSIVKSLKTTQDEINQARSKLSLIQDNQKELSKTIEQYNNALSEISKGNLSNLLDLSEGLPERENGGFRSAVRNLEDSSFKSRIAMFNNNSTKESPADPFQAEDPFKSDLLKDPFGEDPFKENDPFKGASSDDFFKMNDKSNMFGSSDPFSRKPPPPVKPSSFNSGDRFKPSSPKPKDSDLFGKPDPFGSSSFAGRGGGFADFSKMSKKSDNPAVPAKKNVPNRPAPPYVWK; translated from the exons ATGGCGGCGCTCATGACGCTCAGTCAG TTATCAAATGGAAATGCAGCTTTTGAAAGCTACTACAGACAG ctcGATCCGGGAAACACAGGCAAAATCTCACCAGGCGATGCAGCTCAGTTCCTTAAAAAGTCTGGACTGTCAGACAGTACACTTGGAAAA ATTTGGGATTTGGCAGATTCTGATAGAAAAGGCTATTTGGACAAGCGG GGTTTTTTCATCGCCCTGAGACTGGTGGCGACAGCACAAGGAGGAAATGATATCAGTCTCAACAACCTCAGCCAAACTGTCACTGCACCCAAATTT AGAGACACCGACAGCCCATCATTAAGTGTGTCAGCACCAGCATCTGACTCCCAGTGGGCAATTAGA CCTGATGAAAAAGGGAAGTTTGAGGGAATATTTGAAAGCCTGTCCCCCGTGAAAGGTCTCCTCTCCGGCGATAAAGTCCGACCAGTTTTGATCAACTCCAAGCTGCCTTTGGATGTGTTGGGAAAG atTTGGGACCTAAGTGATTTGGACAAAGATGGACACTTGGACAAAGAGGAATTTACAGTG GCGATGCATCTCGTGTACCGTACCATGGAAAAGGAGCCTGTCCCGAGCAGTTTGCCCCCTTCTCTCATCCCACcatctaaaaggaaaaaatctgCATCTGCACTTGCTGGTGCTGTGGCCGTGCTGCCTGGTTTTTCCGGTCTTAAATCCAGCCCGGCTCCTCTCAGGGAGACCCTGCGAAGCACTCCTGCTCTCGGGAGCTCCACTCTTCTTGGCAGCAGTACACCTCCTCTTGGGAGTGTGGCTTCGTCTCTAGGGGGCACAACTCCCCTCAGCGCCAGTGCTATCAACCTTTCCCCAAAACACTCCTTTAAATCCAGCTCAGCG CCAGAGGTGAAGTGGGTGGTGCCGGTGACCGACAGGGAGAAATATAAGGATCTTTTCAAGAAAACGGACGTCGACAACAATGGCTTCATCACAGGAACTGACATCATAGAGATCTTCATGCAGTCCAACCTCTCTCAGTCGATGCTTGCTCAGATATG GGGTCTGGCTGACACAAAACAGACGGGCAAGCTGACCCAGGAACAGTTCGCTCTGGCCATGCATCTCATCCAGCAGAAGGTGAACAAAGGCATCGATCCTCCGTCCACTCTCGCTCCAGACATGATTCCCCCGTCAGAAAGGACTTCGGCATCAGCTTTAAGCGCC AATTATTTGGGGCTTCTTTCTTCTGTGAGACCAGACCTCGCTTCAACAGCAAACGTGCGCAGA GACAGCGCCAGCTCCGTCGGGCCGGTGGAGCTGACAGGCATCAAAGAGCTGGATGACCTCAGCCAGGAAATAGCTCAGCTGCAGCG gGAGAAATTTTTCCTGGAGCAGGAGATTAAGCAACAGGAGGAAGCAATTAGACAAAAAACCACTGATCTTCAG GACGTGCAGAGTGACTTGGATAGGGAGCAAAACAGTTTGCAGAACCTGGACTCGCAGAAGCAGGACGCTCAGGTGCGTCTGGACGAGATGGACCAGCAGCGCTCCAAACTGGAGGGAATGTTGAACGAAGTGAAGCAGAAGTGCCAGGAAGAGACCCAGCAG ATTTCATCCTTGCAGAGCCAGATCCGGTCTAAAGAGACGAACCTCCGCAGCCAGGAAGACGAGCTTGGCCGCACCAAGGTGGACCTGAGTCGGCTGCAGGACGAGGAGGCCCAGCTGGAGCAGAGGTTGCTCTCCGGTCGCGTCCAGCTGGATAGCATTGTCAAATCGCTCAAAACCACACAGGATGAGATAAACCAG GCTCGCAGTAAGCTGTCACTGATTCAGGACAATCAGAAGGAATTGAGCAAAACCATTGAGCAGTACAATAATGCCCTGAGTGAAATCAGCAAGGGGAACTTGAGCAACCTGCTGGACCTGAGTGAAGGGCTCCCTGAGAGGGAAAATGGAGGCTTCAGAAGTGCGGTGAGGAACCTCGAA gATAGCTCCTTTAAGTCGAGGATAGCCATGTTCAACAACAACAGTACCAAGGAGTCTCCAGCAGACCCTTTCCAGGCAGAGGACCCCTTCAAGTCAGACCTCTTGAAAG ATCCATTTGGAGAAGATCCTTTTAAAGAGAATGATCCCTTCAAAGGTGCCTCATCTGACGATTTCTTTAAGATGAACGACAAGTCAAACATGTTTGGCTCTTCAGACCCTTTTAGTAGGAAACCCCCTCCACCAGTCAAg ccaAGTTCCTTTAACAGTGGTGACCGCTTCAAACCAAGCAGCCCAAAACCAAAGGATTCAG ATTTATTTGGAAAACCGGACCCCTTTGGGAGCAGTTCCTTTGCAGGGAGGGGAGGTGGATTTGCTGACTTTAGTAAGATGTCAAAG AAGTCCGACAATCCTGCGGTCCCAGCAAAGAAAAATGTGCCTAACCGACCTGCACCCCCTTATG TTTGGAAGTGA